The sequence below is a genomic window from Helicobacter sp. 'house sparrow 1'.
AGACTAGCGGCCTCATCTGCATCTGTTCCAAGTTCAATCTCATCAATTCCTAAAATCAAATCTTTTTCTTGTAAGATTTGTGAGAAATCAAGCATCCTGCCTGCAAAAGTTGAAATATCATTTTTACTATTTTGTGGATCAGAAATAATGGCAAAGATATTTTTAAAATGAGGAATTTTTGATTTTTGTGCATCGATTTTAAAGGGTATTAGATGTTTGCTTAAAAATACTGCACTTAAAATAGATTTTAAAAGCATTGTTTTCCCACCAGCATTTACCCCAGTGATGAGCAGGAGCTGTTTGGAAAAGTCTAGATTGATTAATTTTGGATTTTGTAGTATAGGGTGTGCAAAGTCTTTTAAAACTAGGTGATGATTCTTGTATTGAGGGAGGATAAAATTTAGATTAAATTGCTTTGCAAAGAAGATTCTTGCTTGAATGTGATCAACCTTATCAAATTCCTTATTAATAAAATTCAAAAAGGCAAAGTGTTTATGCAAGGTTTGTGAAATTGTTTTGCAAATTTCATAGACTACTTGTTCAATCTGATTTTCTATGTCTTGTATTTTTTGATAAATTATCTTAACTTCTTCAGGTAAGAGGTAAAAAAAACCACTATGAGATCTTTGCAAAACAATCCCTTTTATTACGCTCTGATAACCTGATCTAAGCAATAGAGTTTGAGTTTGGTTTATGAGATGGATTTGCTGATCTATAAGGTAGGGTTGGATTTTTTTAGAATGTAAAATCGTATTAAGGGTTTGTTGTATATTCTTGTTTTGATAAATGAGACTTTGATTTAAATGATCAAGTTCCAAGAAAATGCCTTGCTTAAATGCACCCTTATCATCAAAGTAAGCTTCTATATTTATGAGATATTCAGGAATAACAATTTTTTGTAAATAAGTATAAAAATAAGGACAGTTAGCAAGATTGTGATGATTTTTTAGATAGCTAAAATAGCGTATTATTTTTATAATTTCAAAGATTTCATCAGATCTTAAAATACCAAACTTTTTGATATTTTGTAGGGCATCATCAAGAGGTTTTATAGAATCTGGAGGTCTAAAGTCAATTAAATCAAGTTCTTTGATATATTCAAAGATAATATTTTTATCTCCATCAATGACAAGATCTTTTTTTCGGGAGAAGAATCCTTGAAAGGTTGTAAGAAAAGCATCTAAATCAAGTTGGCTTATAATCTTTTGCAACAAAATTCTTATTCCTTTTCAAGTTGCTCTTGGATTGTGTTGATATTTTGTTTATTATTTTTTTGGACACATTCATTAAGTGAAAAAATAAGATTATGAAAGGGAGTATCCTTCTTTCCTATAAAATTTAGAGTTCCACTCACAAAGTTAAAATTTTTAGCATCCACTTCAGTGTTTTTGCATAAAATTGTTTCACCTCTTAAAAAAGCCATTTGTAATAAGAAGATCTGTTTATCAACCTGACTTTTTCTATAACTATAAAATCCAATAATTACCGCAAGAATTAGTAAGGATATAAAAGTCAGACTTTT
It includes:
- a CDS encoding endonuclease MutS2 — encoded protein: MLQKIISQLDLDAFLTTFQGFFSRKKDLVIDGDKNIIFEYIKELDLIDFRPPDSIKPLDDALQNIKKFGILRSDEIFEIIKIIRYFSYLKNHHNLANCPYFYTYLQKIVIPEYLINIEAYFDDKGAFKQGIFLELDHLNQSLIYQNKNIQQTLNTILHSKKIQPYLIDQQIHLINQTQTLLLRSGYQSVIKGIVLQRSHSGFFYLLPEEVKIIYQKIQDIENQIEQVVYEICKTISQTLHKHFAFLNFINKEFDKVDHIQARIFFAKQFNLNFILPQYKNHHLVLKDFAHPILQNPKLINLDFSKQLLLITGVNAGGKTMLLKSILSAVFLSKHLIPFKIDAQKSKIPHFKNIFAIISDPQNSKNDISTFAGRMLDFSQILQEKDLILGIDEIELGTDADEAASLYKVLLENLLDKKAKIIVTTHHKRLASIMANDSRIQLCAAIYDEEKEQPTFNFLYGCIGKSYAFETAKRYKIPSNLIELAKQNYGEDKEKLNILIEKSAQLEIELKQKIMDLDSQIQDYKNKQQSLKDLREKLALDFKQQEQNLKKTYYDAIEVVKKDLKDKQMQDIHRSINNANKILASLKPQTIQAPKQRVFQVHDRVKYKQNKATILAIQNNKYLIELDEGMRLKVDSTHLKPIGKEKNLLIKPKTIQPSNAFFHLDLHGLRAQEAIEKLDKFISDSLISGFDEVLIYHGIGGGILAKVVREFLSSHPKVVSFEDAPPNLGGFGAKVVKL